In one Methylocaldum szegediense genomic region, the following are encoded:
- a CDS encoding NRDE family protein — protein sequence MSTVALAWGAHPDFPLILFGNRDERHARATAPAAWWSEEPACLAGRDLERGGTWFAVTRDGRFALVTPCRDGAPSDPDAPTRGQLPLDYLASGEDPVVHARRFSRSRGGHSPFNLLIGSPRQIYYAATRARLPLALTPGIHTLSDGLLDEPWPKCVRLDTLLGSYLRTHGGFAMLLGAYSDLSKAGVRGANDPICTAKPVSPADFAKAGFAMLADRETTSEGLPDTGIGREEEERLSACFVVGAESGTRSSTALVMARDGRVYFEERSFDAEGVECGRVVEEWSIDPRVFSGSAGDD from the coding sequence ATGAGCACGGTAGCACTGGCCTGGGGCGCCCATCCCGATTTTCCCCTCATTCTGTTCGGCAACCGAGACGAAAGGCATGCACGTGCTACCGCACCGGCGGCATGGTGGTCGGAGGAACCCGCGTGTCTGGCCGGCCGCGACTTGGAGCGGGGCGGAACCTGGTTCGCCGTGACCCGCGACGGACGCTTCGCGCTGGTCACACCATGTCGCGACGGCGCACCCTCCGACCCGGACGCGCCAACGCGCGGCCAGCTACCGCTCGACTATCTTGCTTCCGGAGAGGATCCGGTCGTCCATGCCCGCCGTTTCTCCCGCAGCCGCGGCGGACATTCGCCTTTCAATTTGCTGATCGGCTCGCCGCGCCAGATTTACTACGCCGCCACCCGCGCACGTTTGCCCTTGGCGCTCACTCCCGGCATTCACACCTTGTCTGACGGACTGCTGGACGAACCCTGGCCCAAGTGCGTCCGCCTGGACACGCTGCTCGGTTCCTATTTGAGAACGCACGGCGGCTTCGCCATGCTGCTGGGTGCCTATTCGGATCTCTCCAAGGCTGGCGTTAGGGGCGCCAATGATCCGATCTGCACTGCCAAGCCGGTTTCCCCTGCCGACTTCGCGAAAGCGGGTTTCGCCATGCTGGCGGATCGCGAAACCACGAGCGAGGGTTTGCCCGATACCGGCATCGGCCGCGAGGAAGAAGAACGCCTGTCCGCCTGCTTCGTCGTGGGGGCCGAGTCTGGAACCCGATCCAGCACCGCTCTGGTCATGGCTCGGGACGGCCGGGTTTATTTCGAGGAACGCAGTTTCGATGCGGAAGGCGTCGAATGCGGGCGTGTGGTCGAAGAATGGAGCATTGACCCTCGAGTCTTTTCCGGGAGTGCCGGCGATGACTGA
- a CDS encoding protein adenylyltransferase SelO, whose protein sequence is MTETRKARSDTVRSRRKASARLGQAGRAPLRSEIMHGFLPRHSHRELPLAPRYKALGEPYHVPVSATPLPEPRMIHFNKSLALELGLDVSEADSPKLLEILAGNRPWPKYEPLASVYAGHQFGVWVPQLGDGRALMIAEVRTPAGARMELQLKGSGPTPYSRGLDGRAVLRSSIREYLCSEAMHALGVPTARCLSLVASPEPVYRETVETAAVVCRVSPSFVRFGHFEFYYHNGQWQHLAPLADHVIDEHFPHLKDRPDRYAAWLGEVVERTARLIAQWQTFGFCHGVMNTDNFSVLGLTLDYGPFGFMDAFRQYHVCNHSDFEGRYAFYAQPEIGQWNCSRLLRATLPLLSDSEEEALDIATGIFERYAPVYSQAVMRRWADKLGFYEVREGDADLVNRFLAILQRGKSDFTRSFRHLSKVRTDSDEPATGAREEIVDLEAYDAWIADYRTRLRAEGNTNDEARARRMNRVNPKYVLRNHLAQAAIEKAQAGDDSEVAKLMRLLARPFDEQPEMEAYAAPPPEELRHIEVSCSS, encoded by the coding sequence ATGACTGAGACTCGTAAGGCCCGCTCCGACACTGTGCGCTCGCGCCGGAAAGCTTCAGCGAGGCTGGGGCAGGCGGGCCGTGCGCCTTTGAGATCCGAAATCATGCACGGGTTCTTGCCGCGCCATTCTCATCGGGAACTGCCTTTGGCACCGCGCTACAAGGCGTTGGGCGAGCCATATCATGTGCCGGTATCGGCAACGCCCTTGCCGGAACCGAGGATGATCCATTTCAACAAGTCTCTGGCGCTGGAACTGGGGCTCGACGTCAGCGAAGCTGATTCCCCGAAGCTCCTGGAGATTCTCGCCGGCAACCGGCCCTGGCCGAAATATGAGCCTTTGGCATCGGTTTATGCCGGGCATCAATTCGGGGTTTGGGTTCCTCAGCTCGGCGACGGACGCGCCCTCATGATCGCGGAGGTTCGAACGCCCGCCGGGGCGCGCATGGAACTCCAGCTCAAGGGCTCGGGACCGACGCCGTATTCGCGCGGACTGGATGGTCGCGCGGTGCTGCGTTCTTCGATACGGGAATATCTCTGCTCGGAAGCGATGCACGCCCTCGGCGTCCCCACCGCGCGCTGCCTGAGCCTGGTGGCGTCGCCGGAACCGGTGTACCGGGAAACGGTGGAAACCGCGGCCGTGGTTTGCCGGGTGTCTCCGAGTTTCGTCCGTTTCGGACACTTCGAGTTTTACTATCACAACGGACAGTGGCAGCACCTAGCTCCCTTGGCCGACCATGTGATCGACGAGCATTTTCCACATCTGAAAGATCGTCCCGACCGCTATGCCGCCTGGCTCGGGGAGGTAGTCGAGCGCACCGCCCGGCTGATCGCGCAGTGGCAAACCTTCGGGTTCTGCCACGGCGTCATGAACACCGACAATTTTTCGGTACTGGGCCTGACCCTGGATTACGGCCCTTTCGGCTTCATGGATGCTTTCCGGCAATACCATGTCTGCAACCATTCCGATTTCGAGGGGCGCTACGCGTTTTACGCCCAGCCCGAGATCGGACAGTGGAATTGCTCACGGCTGTTGCGGGCGACCTTGCCTCTGCTTTCGGACAGCGAGGAGGAAGCCCTGGACATCGCGACCGGCATTTTCGAGCGCTACGCTCCGGTGTATTCCCAGGCGGTTATGCGCCGCTGGGCCGACAAGCTGGGGTTTTACGAGGTGCGCGAAGGCGATGCCGACCTGGTCAACCGATTCCTCGCTATCCTGCAGCGCGGCAAGAGCGATTTCACCCGGAGTTTCCGTCATCTTTCCAAGGTGCGTACCGACAGTGACGAGCCGGCGACGGGCGCTCGCGAAGAGATCGTGGATCTGGAAGCGTACGACGCCTGGATCGCCGATTACCGCACGCGATTGCGCGCCGAGGGCAATACCAACGACGAAGCGCGAGCTAGGCGCATGAACCGCGTCAATCCCAAATATGTGCTGCGCAATCACCTGGCCCAGGCCGCCATCGAGAAGGCGCAGGCTGGGGACGATTCGGAGGTCGCTAAGCTCATGCGTCTGCTCGCCCGGCCTTTTGACGAACAGCCGGAGATGGAGGCTTATGCCGCCCCGCCTCCGGAAGAACTGCGGCACATTGAAGTCAGCTGCTCGTCATGA
- a CDS encoding tRNA nucleotidyltransferase: MKTDFIPSVLGDDPLDVLRLAACAAHIPDFVVPPEAMVRLVALVADGVLDTLNPEVAWPELSNGLMGGRPSRMLEVLRSCGALARLLPELDALFGIPQSADDPPEVDVGEHQLLLLDETARINAPLAARWAALLHKVGKAVSPREFWPAHYRHEARGEPLVAAICERFKVPAECRDLALLVLRECDRVHRAVDMRAAAIATMLERVEALRYPGRFEQLLAVCTCDYRAYPGRAGAQYPKAELLRRAFKAFAAERTPESEPAETFERRVQAVAAALCSERWANA, encoded by the coding sequence ATGAAGACCGATTTCATTCCATCCGTTCTAGGCGACGATCCGCTGGACGTCCTGCGACTCGCGGCGTGTGCCGCGCACATCCCGGATTTCGTGGTGCCACCCGAAGCCATGGTCAGGCTCGTCGCCCTGGTGGCGGACGGCGTTCTCGACACGCTGAACCCCGAGGTGGCCTGGCCGGAATTGTCGAACGGCCTGATGGGCGGGCGTCCGTCGCGAATGTTGGAAGTCCTGCGCAGTTGCGGCGCTCTGGCTCGATTGCTGCCGGAACTGGACGCGCTGTTCGGAATTCCGCAGAGCGCGGACGATCCGCCGGAAGTCGACGTGGGCGAACACCAACTGCTACTGCTTGACGAGACTGCGCGGATAAACGCCCCGCTCGCCGCGCGCTGGGCGGCGCTGCTGCACAAGGTGGGGAAAGCGGTATCGCCGCGCGAATTCTGGCCCGCCCATTACCGTCACGAGGCGCGCGGCGAACCATTGGTGGCAGCGATTTGCGAACGCTTCAAGGTTCCTGCCGAGTGTCGTGATCTGGCGCTTCTGGTGCTGCGCGAATGCGACCGAGTCCATCGCGCCGTCGACATGCGGGCGGCTGCGATCGCCACCATGTTGGAACGGGTGGAAGCTCTGCGTTACCCCGGACGCTTCGAGCAGTTGTTGGCGGTTTGTACGTGCGACTATCGCGCCTATCCGGGGCGGGCCGGCGCGCAGTATCCCAAGGCCGAGTTGCTGCGGCGGGCGTTCAAAGCCTTCGCCGCTGAGAGGACGCCTGAATCCGAACCGGCCGAGACGTTCGAGAGGCGCGTGCAAGCCGTGGCCGCTGCTTTGTGCAGCGAGCGCTGGGCCAATGCATAG
- the iscX gene encoding Fe-S cluster assembly protein IscX: MKWSDTFDIAIALAENHPDVDPRYVRFTDLLDWILKLEGFEDSAENCNEKVLEAVQMAWIDEVS, translated from the coding sequence ATGAAATGGAGCGATACCTTCGACATTGCCATCGCACTGGCCGAAAACCACCCTGACGTCGATCCAAGGTACGTGCGGTTTACCGATTTGCTTGACTGGATCCTGAAACTGGAGGGCTTTGAGGACAGCGCCGAGAACTGCAACGAGAAAGTGCTGGAAGCCGTGCAGATGGCGTGGATAGACGAGGTGAGTTAG
- a CDS encoding DUF6156 family protein encodes MTDAMHGRCRYFLTYTGVKLPLKLMTELEPAQLENRNTYFRGYFDEQDRLIGLQKMVYGEVEMEHRYTYHANGALRSVEIIDADGDRKAMKFDENGAVINTESAED; translated from the coding sequence ATGACCGATGCCATGCACGGCCGTTGCCGTTATTTTCTCACCTACACCGGCGTGAAACTGCCGCTCAAACTGATGACCGAACTGGAACCGGCGCAGTTGGAAAACCGCAATACCTATTTCCGCGGCTATTTCGACGAGCAGGACCGGCTGATCGGCCTGCAGAAAATGGTCTACGGCGAAGTGGAGATGGAACACCGCTATACCTATCATGCCAACGGCGCCCTGAGGTCGGTGGAAATCATCGATGCCGACGGTGATCGAAAGGCCATGAAGTTCGATGAAAACGGCGCCGTGATCAACACCGAATCCGCCGAGGATTAG
- a CDS encoding fumarylacetoacetate hydrolase family protein: MSYAFAPAPIVTLPVISCDLFPVRRVFCVGRNYPDHAREMGADPEREPPFFFMKPVDAILPNNSVLPYPPGTQDLQPEVELVVAIGLGGKQIPVENANDHIFGYAVGLDMTLRDVQKNAREKGLPWDMAKGFDHSAPCSAITPVSHTGVIDRGKIELKVNGRVRQSADVSEMIWKIPETMSYLSNLVEIRPGDLIFTGTPAGPAPVVKGDVLDASIAGLKPLSITIG; encoded by the coding sequence ATGAGTTACGCTTTCGCCCCCGCTCCGATCGTTACTCTTCCCGTCATATCCTGCGATCTGTTTCCGGTGCGGCGCGTTTTCTGTGTCGGACGCAATTATCCGGACCACGCCCGAGAAATGGGCGCCGACCCGGAGCGCGAGCCGCCGTTCTTCTTTATGAAGCCCGTCGACGCCATCCTACCCAACAACTCGGTCCTGCCCTACCCGCCCGGAACCCAGGACCTGCAGCCGGAAGTGGAATTGGTCGTCGCTATCGGGCTCGGAGGCAAGCAAATTCCCGTCGAGAACGCCAACGATCACATCTTCGGCTATGCCGTGGGTCTCGACATGACCTTGCGTGATGTGCAAAAGAATGCGCGCGAGAAAGGGCTGCCTTGGGACATGGCTAAAGGATTCGATCACTCGGCCCCTTGTTCCGCCATTACGCCCGTATCCCATACCGGCGTGATCGATCGGGGCAAGATCGAGCTTAAGGTCAACGGGAGGGTGCGGCAAAGTGCCGACGTCTCCGAGATGATCTGGAAGATACCCGAGACCATGAGCTATCTGTCCAACCTGGTGGAAATCCGTCCCGGCGACCTGATCTTTACCGGCACACCAGCCGGTCCCGCTCCGGTGGTCAAAGGCGATGTTCTCGATGCAAGCATCGCGGGGCTGAAACCTTTGAGCATCACTATCGGATGA
- a CDS encoding ankyrin repeat domain-containing protein → MSEETAWRRVTVSETQALLQQPDLLIFDVRDADSFAAGRIGGARHLSGANLEHVLLRTPKSQPVLIYCYHGNASQIYAQMFRDFGFKTVYGLIDGYEGWRAAVTEPVPRNLSPALREWLSEHGFPPDDIEATRDNRMTPLMHACRLGDKAIVDALLEAGASLEPLNSDGNNALWLACYSESLDIIDRLIEHGIAIDHQNENGATCLMYAASTGKTAVVARLLAAGADPNIRNVDDFTALDMAANLDCLNLLRAATR, encoded by the coding sequence ATGAGTGAGGAAACCGCCTGGCGACGGGTAACCGTCTCCGAAACACAAGCCTTGCTGCAACAACCGGACCTGTTGATCTTCGATGTGCGAGACGCGGATTCATTCGCGGCGGGACGCATCGGCGGGGCCCGCCATCTATCCGGGGCCAACCTGGAACACGTGCTCTTGCGGACGCCTAAGTCGCAGCCGGTATTGATCTATTGCTACCACGGCAATGCCAGCCAGATCTATGCGCAAATGTTCCGCGACTTCGGATTCAAGACCGTCTACGGCCTCATCGACGGCTACGAGGGCTGGCGCGCCGCCGTAACAGAACCGGTTCCCCGAAACCTCAGCCCTGCCCTTCGCGAGTGGCTGAGCGAACACGGATTTCCGCCCGACGACATCGAAGCGACCCGTGACAATCGGATGACGCCCCTGATGCACGCCTGCCGGCTAGGAGACAAAGCGATCGTGGATGCGCTGCTTGAAGCCGGCGCCTCGCTAGAGCCGCTCAACAGCGACGGCAATAACGCCCTTTGGCTGGCCTGTTATAGCGAGAGCCTCGACATCATCGACCGACTGATCGAGCACGGCATTGCGATAGACCATCAAAACGAAAACGGCGCCACCTGCCTCATGTACGCCGCATCTACCGGCAAAACGGCGGTGGTCGCTCGCTTGCTGGCGGCCGGTGCCGATCCCAACATCAGGAACGTGGACGATTTCACCGCCCTAGACATGGCTGCCAATCTGGATTGCCTGAACTTGCTGCGCGCAGCAACACGGTAA
- a CDS encoding SagB/ThcOx family dehydrogenase, with protein MNTVSDALARVLDYHERTKHHLNRYAAGPETLDWDSQPDPFRRFEGAPTIRLPLAAGRLATPFGALAAPETVPPQPLSLEPIAILLELSLGLSAWKQYGPDRWALRCNPSSGNLHPTEGYVICRAVPDSPDGVYHYVSRDHILEQRCRFAEPGETPRLFIALSSIHWREAWKYGERAFRYCQLDTGHAIGALRYAAAALGWRLRWVSGIGFAELAAGLGLDRDEDFSGAEREDAELLLEVIVDPASMESGATVPLPPAAEWHGRANVLDPHPIYRWPVIDEVAEATQPPATTPEPGVIETYPPRQADCPEPAAALIRQRRSAQHFDRREVLSTAGFYHLLDALLLRRAPPWDVWELIPRIHPVLFVHRVEGLEPGLYALPRRSAIESELRAAFRSDFTWIKPTGCPDHLPFYRLAEGDCGRLSRVIHCHQAIAADCAFALGMLAEFEPIVEKAPWRYRQLFWEAGLLGQVLYLEAEAIGVRGTGIGCYFDDVFHELLGLSGRTFQSLYHFTVGFPLIDTRILTLPPYADRP; from the coding sequence ATGAACACCGTATCGGACGCTCTGGCGCGAGTACTGGACTATCACGAACGGACCAAGCACCACCTGAACCGCTATGCGGCCGGGCCCGAGACGCTCGATTGGGACAGCCAACCCGATCCTTTCCGACGTTTCGAAGGAGCGCCGACGATCCGGCTGCCTTTGGCTGCGGGCCGACTGGCGACGCCCTTCGGCGCGCTGGCCGCTCCGGAAACCGTGCCGCCGCAACCACTCTCGCTCGAGCCGATCGCTATTTTGCTGGAATTGTCCTTAGGACTCTCCGCCTGGAAGCAGTACGGCCCGGACCGTTGGGCCCTGCGCTGCAATCCGTCGAGCGGCAATCTGCATCCGACCGAAGGCTATGTCATCTGCCGTGCGGTTCCAGACAGTCCCGACGGTGTTTATCACTACGTCAGCCGGGACCATATCCTGGAACAGCGCTGCCGGTTCGCCGAACCCGGCGAGACCCCGCGACTGTTTATCGCCTTGAGCTCCATTCACTGGCGGGAAGCATGGAAATACGGCGAACGGGCCTTCCGCTACTGCCAGCTAGATACCGGCCATGCCATCGGTGCCTTGCGCTATGCGGCGGCAGCTCTCGGCTGGCGCCTCCGCTGGGTGAGCGGTATCGGCTTTGCCGAACTGGCCGCCGGTCTCGGACTCGATCGGGACGAGGACTTTTCAGGAGCCGAACGGGAGGACGCGGAGCTGCTGCTAGAAGTGATCGTCGATCCAGCGTCCATGGAATCAGGAGCGACAGTTCCGCTTCCGCCGGCAGCAGAATGGCACGGCAGGGCCAACGTGCTCGATCCTCACCCGATTTACCGCTGGCCGGTGATTGATGAAGTCGCGGAAGCAACCCAACCGCCCGCCACGACGCCTGAACCCGGCGTGATCGAAACCTACCCGCCACGGCAGGCCGATTGTCCGGAGCCGGCTGCTGCGCTCATCCGGCAAAGACGCAGCGCGCAACATTTCGACCGGCGTGAAGTCCTGAGCACTGCAGGCTTTTACCATCTGCTGGACGCTCTGCTGCTGCGGCGGGCTCCGCCCTGGGACGTGTGGGAGCTCATTCCGCGCATCCACCCAGTGTTGTTCGTACACCGCGTCGAAGGGCTGGAACCCGGACTCTACGCCCTGCCCCGCCGATCGGCGATCGAATCCGAATTAAGAGCCGCCTTCCGCTCAGACTTCACTTGGATCAAGCCGACCGGCTGCCCGGACCATCTGCCCTTTTACCGCCTGGCAGAAGGCGATTGCGGCAGACTGTCGAGAGTTATTCATTGCCATCAGGCGATCGCTGCCGACTGTGCCTTCGCCTTGGGAATGTTGGCGGAATTCGAGCCGATTGTCGAAAAAGCGCCATGGCGTTATCGGCAATTGTTTTGGGAAGCGGGGCTCTTGGGTCAGGTGCTCTATCTCGAGGCGGAAGCCATCGGCGTCCGTGGAACCGGCATCGGTTGCTATTTCGACGACGTCTTTCACGAGCTTCTCGGACTTTCCGGCCGGACCTTTCAGTCCTTGTATCACTTCACGGTGGGTTTCCCCTTGATCGATACGCGGATACTCACCTTGCCGCCTTACGCCGACCGCCCATAA
- a CDS encoding ArsC/Spx/MgsR family protein, which translates to MATILFYEKPGCANNTRQKRLLMEAGHELIVRNLLETRWTAEELRAFFGDKPVPEWFNRAAPRVKSGEVVPEALGEQEALALMLEDPLLIRRPLMQVGDRREAGFDMQRVHDWIGLAAGTGETANLEQCRRTEHCPAPGKHSA; encoded by the coding sequence ATGGCAACCATTCTCTTTTACGAAAAACCGGGCTGCGCCAACAACACCCGGCAGAAACGCTTATTGATGGAAGCCGGCCACGAGCTCATCGTACGCAATCTTCTGGAGACGCGTTGGACCGCGGAAGAACTGCGCGCGTTTTTTGGCGATAAGCCGGTGCCCGAATGGTTCAACCGGGCGGCGCCCAGAGTGAAATCCGGCGAAGTGGTACCGGAAGCGCTCGGTGAACAGGAGGCGCTAGCTCTCATGCTGGAAGATCCCCTGCTGATAAGGCGCCCCTTGATGCAAGTAGGCGATCGCCGGGAAGCGGGTTTCGACATGCAGCGCGTCCACGACTGGATCGGCTTGGCTGCGGGCACCGGCGAAACCGCGAATCTCGAACAGTGCCGGCGTACCGAGCATTGCCCGGCGCCGGGGAAGCATTCGGCCTGA
- a CDS encoding sulfite exporter TauE/SafE family protein, whose amino-acid sequence MRSISDGALVKQQRLAAFGSGTVIGTLGGLIGLGGAEFRLPVLIGTFRFAALEAVILNKAMSLIVVASALPFRTSTVPFSSIAQHWDVIANLLAGSLLGAWLGADWATRLKSKTLYRIMAILLVAIALALLFGHGANTQGEPLFSGPIQVFSGAGAGFGIGVVASLLGVAGGELLIPTLVFLFGADIKLAGSLALAVSLPTMLAGFARYRRDESFAVLGENRSFVLFMALGSLAGAFLGGQLLGVVTSTVLLPLLAGILLISAAKIWRHR is encoded by the coding sequence ATGAGATCGATTTCTGATGGGGCATTGGTAAAACAACAGAGACTGGCGGCATTCGGTAGCGGTACCGTCATCGGAACACTGGGGGGACTGATCGGACTCGGTGGAGCGGAATTCCGTTTGCCGGTGTTGATCGGCACGTTCCGCTTCGCTGCCTTGGAAGCGGTCATTCTCAATAAGGCGATGAGCCTCATCGTTGTCGCTTCCGCCTTGCCTTTCCGTACCTCGACCGTGCCTTTTAGCAGTATCGCCCAACATTGGGATGTCATCGCGAATCTCTTGGCGGGAAGCCTTTTAGGGGCCTGGCTTGGGGCGGATTGGGCGACGCGGCTCAAGTCCAAAACGCTATACCGGATCATGGCCATCCTGCTCGTAGCGATTGCCTTGGCACTCCTATTCGGTCATGGGGCAAACACGCAGGGCGAGCCGCTTTTTTCCGGCCCAATTCAGGTGTTTTCGGGTGCCGGCGCGGGCTTTGGTATCGGCGTCGTTGCCTCGTTACTAGGAGTAGCCGGCGGTGAACTGCTCATTCCTACATTGGTTTTTCTCTTCGGCGCCGACATCAAGCTAGCGGGCAGTTTGGCCCTCGCGGTGAGTTTGCCCACCATGCTGGCTGGTTTTGCACGCTACCGCCGTGACGAGAGTTTTGCGGTACTTGGAGAAAACCGCAGCTTTGTACTGTTTATGGCGCTTGGATCGCTGGCGGGTGCTTTCTTGGGCGGCCAGTTGCTAGGGGTCGTTACCAGTACCGTGTTACTGCCTTTGTTGGCTGGAATATTGCTGATCTCAGCCGCAAAGATATGGCGCCATCGCTAG
- a CDS encoding GIY-YIG nuclease family protein: METFSIEFEGYWREKKKRGIPAKSGIYCVYTCIYNGKKQTCSLQKLVYIGASENVRDCLEDHAKQAGWESHIDTGEELCFSFAPMDAETLERCAAALIFKHKPPENSRFVGDFPFDSTHLILSGKTGFLSKSFTV; encoded by the coding sequence ATGGAAACGTTTTCGATCGAATTCGAGGGCTATTGGAGAGAGAAGAAAAAGCGCGGGATACCGGCGAAATCCGGAATCTATTGCGTGTACACCTGCATTTACAACGGCAAGAAACAGACTTGTTCCCTACAAAAGCTGGTTTACATCGGCGCCTCGGAAAACGTTCGCGACTGCCTCGAGGATCACGCCAAACAGGCCGGCTGGGAGTCCCACATCGACACCGGCGAAGAACTCTGCTTCAGCTTCGCCCCCATGGACGCCGAAACCCTGGAGCGCTGTGCTGCGGCGCTGATCTTCAAGCACAAACCGCCGGAGAACAGCCGATTTGTTGGCGACTTCCCATTCGATTCGACCCATCTCATTTTGTCGGGCAAAACCGGTTTCCTCAGCAAATCGTTTACGGTATAG